The Phaseolus vulgaris mitochondrion, complete genome genome includes a window with the following:
- the cob gene encoding apocytochrome b — MTLRNQRFSLLKEPISSTLNQHLIDYPTPSNLSYWWGFGSLAGICLVIQIVTGVFLAMHYTPHVDLAFNSVEHVMRDVEGGWLLRYMHANGASMFLIVVHLHIFRGLYHASYSSPREFVRCLGVVIFLLMIVTAFTGYVLPWGQMSFWGATVITSLASAIPVVGDTIVTWLWGGFSVDNATLNRFFSLHHLLPFLLVGASLLHLAALHQYGSNNPLGVHSEMDQISLYPYFYVKDLVGWVAFAIFFSIWIFYAPNVLGHPDNYIPANPMPTPPHIVPEWYFLPIHAILRSIPDKSGGVAAIAPVFICLLALPFFKSMYVRSSSFRPIHQGIFWLLLADRLLLGWIGCQPVEAPFVTIGQIPPFVFFLFFAITPIPGRVGRGIPNSYTTDET, encoded by the coding sequence ATGACTCTAAGGAACCAACGATTCTCTCTTCTTAAAGAACCTATATCCTCCACACTTAATCAACATTTGATAGATTATCCAACCCCGAGCAATCTTAGTTATTGGTGGGGCTTCGGTTCGTTAGCTGGTATTTGTTTAGTCATTCAGATAGTGACTGGCGTTTTTTTAGCTATGCATTACACACCTCATGTGGATCTAGCTTTCAACAGCGTAGAACACGTTATGAGAGATGTTGAAGGGGGCTGGTTGCTCCGTTATATGCATGCTAATGGGGCAAGTATGTTTCTCATTGTGGTTCACCTTCATATTTTTCGTGGTCTATATCATGCGAGTTATAGCAGTCCTAGGGAATTTGTTCGGTGTCTCGGGGTTGTAATCTTCCTATTAATGATTGTGACAGCTTTTACAGGATACGTACTACCTTGGGGTCAGATGAGCTTTTGGGGAGCTACAGTAATTACAAGCTTAGCTAGCGCCATACCTGTAGTAGGAGATACCATAGTGACTTGGCTTTGGGGTGGTTTCTCCGTGGACAATGCCACCTTAAATCGTTTTTTTAGTCTTCATCATTTACTCCCCTTTCTTTTAGTAGGCGCCAGTCTTCTTCATCTGGCCGCATTGCATCAATATGGATCAAATAATCCATTGGGTGTACATTCAGAGATGGATCAAATTTCTCTTTACCCTTATTTTTATGTAAAGGATCTAGTAGGTTGGGTAGCTTTTGCTATCTTTTTTTCCATTTGGATTTTTTATGCTCCTAATGTTTTGGGCCATCCCGACAATTATATACCTGCTAATCCGATGCCCACCCCGCCTCATATTGTGCCGGAATGGTATTTCCTACCGATCCATGCCATTCTTCGTAGTATACCTGACAAATCGGGAGGTGTAGCCGCAATAGCACCAGTTTTTATATGTCTGTTGGCTTTACCTTTTTTTAAAAGTATGTACGTGCGTAGTTCAAGTTTTCGCCCTATTCACCAAGGAATATTTTGGTTGCTTTTGGCGGATCGCTTACTACTAGGTTGGATCGGATGTCAACCTGTGGAGGCACCATTTGTTACTATTGGACAAATTCCTCCTTTTGTTTTCTTCTTGTTCTTTGCCATAACGCCCATTCCGGGACGAGTTGGAAGAGGAATTCCTAATTCTTACACTACGGATGAGACTTAG
- the rps14 gene encoding ribosomal protein S14, whose protein sequence is MSEKRNIRDNKRRLLAAKYELRRKLYKAFCKDSDLPSDMRDKLRYKLSKLPRNSSFARVRNRCISTGRPRSVYELFRISRIVFRGLASRGPLMGIKKSSW, encoded by the coding sequence ATGTCGGAGAAGCGAAATATACGAGATAACAAACGCAGATTGCTCGCGGCTAAATATGAATTGAGACGAAAGCTTTATAAAGCCTTTTGTAAAGATTCCGATCTTCCTAGTGATATGCGGGACAAACTTCGTTATAAGTTGTCCAAGTTGCCAAGAAATAGTTCCTTTGCACGAGTAAGAAACCGATGTATTTCCACGGGTCGCCCTCGTTCCGTATATGAGTTATTTCGAATTTCTCGTATCGTTTTTCGTGGATTAGCATCTCGAGGTCCTTTGATGGGCATAAAGAAATCGTCTTGGTAG
- the rpl5 gene encoding ribosomal protein L5: protein MFPLHFHYEDVSRQDPLLKLNHANVMEVPGSCEIRVVPKAPYDFRIKNGKLAMEIPRGQKFIQTQRGSTGKSFRSNPFLGSNKEKGYVSDLARQSTLRGHGMSHFSVRISTVMSLLDSPVEIRENSIQFSMETEFCEFSPELEDHFEIFEHIRGFNVTIVTSANTQDETLPPWSGFLQKDEGETQ from the coding sequence ATGTTTCCACTCCATTTTCATTACGAAGATGTATCACGTCAGGATCCGTTGCTCAAACTGAATCACGCCAACGTTATGGAAGTTCCTGGATCGTGTGAAATAAGAGTAGTACCAAAGGCACCCTATGATTTCAGAATAAAAAATGGAAAATTGGCTATGGAGATTCCGCGCGGTCAGAAATTCATACAGACACAAAGGGGTTCGACAGGAAAGTCGTTTCGATCCAATCCATTCTTGGGGTCAAATAAAGAAAAAGGATATGTCAGTGACCTAGCACGACAAAGCACTCTCCGAGGGCATGGAATGTCTCATTTTTCGGTCAGAATCTCGACAGTAATGTCTCTGTTAGATTCTCCGGTCGAAATACGGGAAAACTCCATTCAATTCTCGATGGAAACGGAGTTTTGCGAATTCTCCCCGGAACTGGAAGATCATTTCGAGATCTTCGAACATATTCGAGGGTTCAATGTGACTATTGTCACTTCGGCCAACACACAAGATGAGACTTTACCACCGTGGAGCGGCTTTTTGCAAAAAGATGAGGGAGAAACTCAGTAA
- the ccmFc gene encoding cytochrome c biogenesis FC: MVQLHNFLFFITSMVVPRGTAAPLLLKWFVSRDVPTGAPFSNGTIIPILIPSFPLLVYLHSRKLIRSMDGAKSGVLVRASRPILLPDIIGRSSSETRAGNASFRFVPVLHFLLIESKGDFSYLESFCGVLCLLFFRTLFSLPRDRSAKRERARRRKRQTLRPKPNGNEQQRNDKMGCSGHPHLERRVEGFGPVAFPVPPSSGGACVGGVPPEPEIGLEALALPTSRQLMAVGHDYHQKAPMKMNISHFGVCICMLGVLLSNTKKIQFTQRLPLGSELHMGKERCCFRGLDHLHGPTSHSICGNLMIYKPSLTNDRLMFEHDESLRADLLPINFPASYENGKLENFLHRWMKNREHNNFLLIMFPEKRYFRETTSTTEVAIHTNPFTDRYASIGTGSSRTGGWYTTIMKLPFLFFIRIGFMLASSGGSRSLLRQLQKDKLRWNR; encoded by the exons ATGGTCCAACTACATAACTTTTTATTTTTCATTACTTCTATGGTCGTGCCTCGTGGCACGGCAGCACCCTTACTATTGAAATGGTTCGTCAGTAGAGATGTTCCCACTGGTGCCCCTTTTTCCAATGGGACTATAATTCCTATTCTTATCCCTTCATTCCCTCTTTTGGTCTATCTACATTCCAGGAAATTAATACGCTCCATGGACGGAGCAAAAAGTGGAGTCTTGGTCAGAGCAAGCCGCCCTATTCTATTACCAGACATAATTGGGAGAAGCTCATCCGAAACTAGAGCTGGAAACGCCTCATTTCGTTTCGTTCCCGTTCTTCATTTCCTTCTTATCGAATCCAAGGGGGACTTCTCATATTTAGAATCTTTCTGCGGTGTGCTCTGTTTACTATTCTTTCGTACTCTCTTCTCTTTACCACGCGATAGGTCAGCAAAGCGTGAGCGGGCGCGGAGAAGGAAACGCCAAACACTTCGGCCTAAGCCTAACGGGAATGAGCAACAACGAAATGACAAGATGGGGTGCTCCGGGCACCCCCATTTAGAAAGAAGGGTCGAAGGTTTTGGGCCTGTAGCTTTCCCCGTCCCCCCTTCGTCGGGTGGTGCTTGTGTGGGGGGTGTGCCACCTGAACCTGAAATCGGGCTTGAAGCTCTCGCCTTACCAACGAGCCGACAGCTGATGGCTGTTGGTCACGACTACCACCAAAAAGCTCCAATGAAGATGAATATTTCACATTTTGGAGTGTGCATCTGTATGTTGGGTGTTCTTCTGTC TAACACAAAGAAGATACAGTTCACTCAACGATTGCCTTTGGGTTCCGAACTCCATATGGGGAAGGAGCGTTGTTGTTTCCGAGGTCTCGATCATTTACATGGACCCACTTCTCATTCCATTTGTGGGAATTTGATGATCTATAAACCGTCCCTAACGAATGATCGCCTCATGTTTGAGCATGATGAATCACTTCGTGCCGACCTGTTGCCAATAAACTTTCCGGCCTCATATGAGAATGGAAAACTGGAGAATTTTCTGCATCGGTGGATGAAAAATCGCGAACATAATAATTTTTTGTTGATCATGTTCCCAGAAAAAAGATACTTTAGAGAAACAACGAGCACGACTGAAGTGGCTATACATACAAATCCATTTACGGATAGATATGCTTCGATTGGAACTGGAAGTTCCAGAACAGGCGGCTGGTATACCACCATAATGAAACTGCCTTTTCTTTTTTTTATTCGGATAGGATTTATGTTGGCTTCGTCGGGAGGCTCGCGTAGTTTGTTACGTCAGCTCCAAAAGGATAAGTTGCGTTGGAATCGA